A window of the Ogataea parapolymorpha DL-1 chromosome V, whole genome shotgun sequence genome harbors these coding sequences:
- a CDS encoding calcium/calmodulin-dependent protein kinase kinase — protein sequence MILGNNFWWPGNSERDFRILIISARFCSWNLGRMDNEFHLSEFKSIKKLGSGRFGKVLLVATSRDHHISDLASVNGEFYYAIKIVGNTKLDKPILNLSNVSNINRVKNEVRIIKLLRSFQHPNILQSYSVISHSSNNRIYFVSEYCSIGELNRTNFATYPAAKDKMENVQTKLRDVVNGLEFLHLQNIIHRDIKPSNLLVDHHGRVKISDFGTCYKLTGNVLEDNFEVFKKIVGTPLFIAPEICENENTKEQTTGKSGFSLFKFKKEKESDPGYKIDVWSLGITLFYLFFETFPFYNENEFKLFHDVVEKDIVFPPFAECYTLKRLIDANYGYDYNSKLVSYFKSLVELLRKMLEKKPENRVTLKTVKTHKLLKYFVDSKTHQAYLRLNDNVLKRSGSSGHLLRNSRSGDLLSDFDEVADTSRFKGFSKLLNLSGSGTPESDFSEASVINNSVVSLPINTKHRHLQNANEHQINKPAAPFVAPQAAKNRNSVNTINSLPTKLTEVVTPDLQSPLLAQPTFAPPKIYSTSSAASTGSSTTSLSKLKVSNRVNFKDVLGENYNSRKMYTMDQYLSKD from the coding sequence ATGATACTGGGTAACAATTTCTGGTGGCCTGGAAATAGTGAAAGGGACTTTAGAATCTTGATAATTTCTGCTAGATTTTGTTCCTGGAATTTGGGAAGAATGGATAATGAGTTCCATTTAAGTGAATTCAAGagcatcaaaaagcttGGATCGGGCCGCTTTGGTAAGGTGCTATTGGTTGCCACATCCAGGGACCACCATATTTCGGATTTAGCCAGTGTCAATGGAGAATTTTACTATGCAATAAAGATAGTAGGCAACACGAAACTGGACAAGCCGATTCTCAATCTGTCCAATGTGTCCAATATCAACCGAGTAAAGAACGAGGTTCGCATTATCAAGTTACTGCGCAGTTTTCAACATCCCAACATTCTTCAATCGTACAGCGTAATCAGCCACTCATCCAACAATCGAATATATTTTGTCAGCGAGTACTGTTCCATCGGAGAGCTGAATCGCACTAATTTTGCAACCTATCCGGCAGCAAAGGACAAGATGGAGAACGTACAGACCAAGCTTCGAGACGTGGTCAATGGTCTGGAGTTTCTCCATTTGCAAAATATTATACATAGAGACATTAAACCATCCAACTTACTGGTTGATCACCATGGCAGGGTCAAGATTTCAGACTTCGGAACATGCTATAAACTCACAGGAAATGTACTAGAAGACAACTTCGAGGTGTTTAAGAAGATCGTGGGGACGCCGCTGTTCATAGCGCCGGAGATCTGCGAAAATGAAAATACAAAGGAGCAGACTACAGGCAAGTCTGGGTTCTCGCTAttcaaattcaaaaaagagaaagagtCCGATCCGGGATACAAGATTGATGTCTGGTCCCTTGGAATCACTCTGTTCTATCTCTTCTTCGAGACTTTCCCTTTCTACAATGAGAACGAGTTCAAATTATTCCATGATGTGGTAGAAAAAGACATTGTGTTCCCGCCGTTCGCGGAATGCTACACGCTCAAAAGACTGATCGATGCTAACTACGGCTACGACTACAACTCAAAACTCGTCTCATACTTTAAGTCTCTCGTTGAACTGCTGCGcaaaatgctggaaaagaagcCCGAAAATCGGGTCACATTAAAAACCGTCAAAACGCACAAgttgttgaaatattttgttgATTCGAAAACCCATCAAGCATACCTCAGACTCAATGATAATGTGCTCAAGAGATCTGGCAGCTCGGGCCACCTGTTGCGCAATTCTCGCTCCGGAGACCTCCTCAGCGATTTCGACGAGGTGGCAGACACGTCGCGTTTCAAAGGATTTTCCAAGTTGTTGAATCTTTCCGGCTCTGGGACGCCAGAATCAGATTTTTCAGAGGCCTCGGTCATCAACAACTCTGTTGTCTCGCTGCCTATCAACACCAAACACCGCCATCTTCAAAATGCCAACGAACACCAAATCAATAAGCCTGCTGCGCCTTTCGTTGCTCCacaagctgccaaaaataGAAATTCTGTCAACACAATCAACTCTTTACCCACCAAGCTCACCGAGGTGGTCACGCCCGACCTCCAGAGCCCGCTTCTCGCGCAACCAACTTTTGCTCCGCCAAAAATATACTCGACAAGCTCTGCGGCCTCAACAGGCTCCAGCACAACATCCTTGAGTAAGCTGAAGGTCAGCAACAGAGTCAACTTCAAAGACGTGCTCGGCGAAAACTACAACTCGCGCAAAATGTACACGATGGACCAATATCTAAGTAAGGATTAA
- a CDS encoding AP-2 complex subunit alpha translates to MSQMKGLVQFITDIRNSKEQEQEDRRVQSELVHIQKQFQQPNLSGYHRKKYICKLLYIYLMGHELTFGLGEAMALACSKVYSEKSIGYLALSLFYQTRTEAVDAIFETIHNDLAHPKEDFVCLALQFLSSVADSDAYSRAFEDEVFLLIRSPVSSTLIRKKAVLTLLQLLKIDPLLVTRHPNLISRVAPLINDSDFGVSIAAVSLVQHVAKLDLDLCNSCTTLALEKLHKIVVEAECPASHMYHGIPAPWLTVKLFQLLETLVPNVDAKPLDQANMHTVKTVIQRAISTALSQAPLMSAEARHTRDFVLLGAVSLAAHVDPSPDQSTIAADALCQLLQSTETNTRYLSLAALAKLAARNDDPVLMTINKHIEQISSLLRDRDVSVRRLSLDLIYIICNSDTVQQMCRQLLEYLSVTDFAMKSEVAVKIAVLAEKYATNATWYVTTMMKLISVAGNYLDEEVRQRLIQIVVNNDSIQATACRLCYNALKSGTYPESMVKVAAFLLGEFGTQLDIPLVQQFDLLYSCYFQTSVMARCVLLSSFLKFYVHEPQLRLRILELYEQESNSFIAEIQQRCLEYSKLVTLPDNSLLSLVVVDMPPFQSKISPLISRLGNVQQLQQSFQLNLPYAAHSSSSLERPKSPKKPAPPRPRSRKNTNSLMSPSLNTASASPSRAETDDSSRSMSHFSDSHFSYNSTANPSVDQLPAFSPNWKEGYYRLLHYDQGIFYEDSLFKILFRLRRNHAQLHYELSYSNKSPSTISGLTSEVVTNLSNTEDPGYVIKIIKHPESTITANSKSVQIFDVSVRKPYLDREVPIINISFVCGTLCQYKLRLPAVVGKIMVKGTPLSKESFFTRWSQVSSLPGGECQKVIRLSSPMQTVILSRAMQLFGFNLLKNIDYNMHNIVCTGILSMAAGGAGCLMRIETNPQDARVLRITMRCTVSGLADILVGTLTDLLNNI, encoded by the coding sequence ATGTCGCAAATGAAGGGCCTTGTCCAATTCATCACGGACATCCGAAACTCCAAGGAACAAGAGCAGGAGGATAGGCGTGTCCAATCTGAGCTCGTACACATTCAAAAACAGTTCCAACAGCCCAACCTTTCCGGCTATCATCGCAAGAAGTACATCTGCAAGCTACTGTATATTTACCTGATGGGCCATGAGCTCACGTTTGGCCTGGGGGAAGCAATGGCCCTTGCCTGCTCGAAGGTCTATTCTGAAAAGTCCATTGGATATCTCGCTCTGTCGCTGTTCTACCAGACGCGCACAGAGGCTGTCGACGCGATATTTGAGACTATCCACAATGATCTCGCCCATCCGAAGGAGGACTTCGTCTGTCTTGCGCTTCAGTTTCTCTCTTCTGTGGCGGATTCGGACGCATACAGCAGGGCTTTTGAGGACGAAGTATTCCTTTTGATAAGGTCGCCCGTTTCATCGACTTTAATCCGCAAAAAAGCCGTTCTGACGttgctgcagctgctcaaaattgACCCCCTCCTAGTCACCAGACACCCAAACCTGATTTCCCGCGTTGCACCGCTTATCAACGACTCTGATTTTGGGGTAAGTATAGCTGCCGTCTCGCTGGTCCAGCATGTCGCCAAACTGGACCTGGATCTGTGCAACAGCTGTACCACGCTAGCCCTTGAAAAACTACACAAGATCGTTGTCGAGGCCGAATGTCCCGCCTCGCATATGTACCACGGCATTCCTGCGCCGTGGCTGACTGTCaagctgttccagctgctcgaaaCTCTGGTCCCTAACGTCGACGCAAAGCCCTTGGACCAGGCCAACATGCACACCGTCAAGACCGTAATCCAGCGGGCCATTTCCACAGCCCTATCGCAGGCCCCGTTGATGTCTGCCGAGGCACGGCACACGAGGGATTTTGTCCTGCTGGGCGCCGTGTCGCTGGCCGCACACGTGGATCCGTCTCCCGATCAGTCGACAATTGCAGCCGACGCGCTTtgccagctgctgcagtcCACGGAAACAAACACGCGCTACCTAAGCCTGGCTGCTTTGGCAAAGCTCGCAGCAAGAAACGACGACCCCGTTTTGATGACTATCAACAAGCACATAGAGCAGATTTCCTCTCTGCTTCGCGATAGAGACGTTTCTGTGAGGCGACTATCTTTGGATCTCATTTATATTATTTGCAACTCGGATACGGTCCAACAAATGTGCCGACAGTTGCTGGAATACCTTTCTGTGACTGATTTTGCCATGAAGTCCGAGGTTGCCGTCAAAATCGCCGTGCTTGCGGAGAAATATGCCACAAATGCTACCTGGTACGTCACCACCATGATGAAGCTGATTTCGGTGGCAGGAAACTATCTCGACGAAGAGGTGCGACAGCGGCTGATTCAGATCgtcgtcaacaacgacTCCATTCAGGCCACGGCGTGCCGTCTCTGCTACAATGCGCTCAAATCGGGTACTTATCCGGAGTCTATGGTGAAGGTGGCTGCGTTTTTACTTGGCGAATTTGGCACGCAGCTGGATATCCCGCTTGTGCAGCAGTTTGACCTGCTGTACAGCTGCTACTTCCAGACTTCTGTCATGGCCAGATGTGTTCTGCTATCGAGTTTCCTCAAGTTCTACGTCCACGAGCCGCAGCTCAGACTGCGAATTTTGGAACTATACGAACAAGAATCCAACTCATTCATCGCAgagatccagcagcggTGTCTGGAGTATTCTAAGCTGGTCACACTGCCAGATAACTCGCTATTGAGTCTGGTGGTGGTAGACATGCCTCCATTCCAGTCGAAAATCTCACCTTTGATCTCCAGATTGGGGaatgtccagcagctgcagcagagTTTCCAGTTGAACCTGCCATATGCTGCAcactcgtcgtcgtcgctaGAAAGACCCAAGTCGCCCAAAAAACCCGCTCCGCCTCGCCCCAGAAGCAGGAAGAACACCAACTCACTTATGTCTCCGTCGCTGAACACTGCTTCTGCCAGTCCAAGCCGGGCAGAAACAGACGACTCGTCGCGGTCCATGTCGCACTTCTCGGACTCGCATTTCTCCTACAATTCCACGGCAAACCCATCTGTTGACCAACTGCCAGCATTCAGCCCCAACTGGAAAGAGGGATACTACCGTCTATTGCATTACGACCAGGGTATATTCTACGAAGACTCGTTGTTCAAGATTTTGTTCAGACTCCGAAGAAATCACGCCCAGCTGCATTACGAGTTGTCTTATTCCAATAAGTCGCCCAGTACAATCAGTGGCCTGACAAGTGAGGTGGTTACTAATCTGAGCAATACCGAGGACCCCGGCTATGTgatcaaaatcatcaaacATCCGGAGTCCACCATCACCGCCAATTCGAAATCGGTCCAGATTTTCGACGTCAGCGTGCGGAAGCCGTACCTCGACAGAGAAGTACCGATCATCAATATATCATTTGTGTGCGGGACCCTGTGCCAATACAAGCTACGGCTTCCGGCTGTGGTTGGGAAAATCATGGTCAAAGGTACACCGCTATCCAAAGAGTCATTCTTCACCAGATGGAGTCAGGTCAGCAGTTTGCCTGGTGGAGAGTGCCAGAAAGTAATCCGGCTTTCCTCCCCGATGCAGACGGTAATTCTGAGCCGGGCCATGCAGCTCTTTGGATTCAACttgctcaagaacatcGACTACAACATGCACAATATCGTGTGCACGGGTATTTTGAGCATGGCAGCAGGGGGAGCAGGATGCTTGATGCGGATCGAGACAAATCCTCAGGATGCTCGGGTTCTCCGAATTACCATGCGATGCACTGTTTCTGGGCTTGCAGACATTTTGGTGGGCACGTTGACAGATCTGTTAAATAACATTTAA
- a CDS encoding dolichol kinase, which produces MGPRKQATRRSTRSQIKKSEPVVEEEEQVISGPTTSEGLLQSIGITQYVFELIDKQASIADWIQWFVLVFVANVIYVLFNDKSKGDSFNVQYLYDSIFTLLCVVCQVAVVFHHLWKKYKVTGQNAPQLPELELIYAVFIPLAIALMRSPRNLVLVAGSVALVSDLQELVKIGVSVLLEIQLLTSHESIESLPFVFVLAGPVWHVTVTSLLKYVAPNSFSKSERNILGTLAVALVLFINTQSLVHLQILQKLMVSFSAATGVCYTIYLVYENTDRNWAVLAILQAAFYGIGVHLSIYFLIPVLKEHPFLWLQNYIQETESRWFIFQLWLCGLFIVLPSLFIIAPVFPLDVRRKVWHFILFAALSYPLLVDPQIVALALIGLFGLLLLVELQRALRIPPFGNFFQQKFTDFLDEKDIKGEIVSSYLFLVLGVALPIWLDPEAPEAIAGLVTVGLGDSFASLLGKRIGANCWPGTKKTVEGSVAFVTATAGGLALFKLLGQNDFSYSNILCTAMLSAMVEGCTTMNDNLLVPIFTYLCLTVFKYF; this is translated from the coding sequence ATGGGCCCTAGAAAACAGGCCACCAGGCGATCCACGAGATCACAAATAAAGAAATCCGAGCCTGTCgttgaggaagaggaacaAGTTATTTCAGGACCTACTACCTCTGAAGGCCTGCTACAATCGATCGGCATAACTCAATATGTTTTTGAGCTTATTGATAAACAGGCCTCGATAGCAGACTGGATCCAGTGGTTTGTTCTGGTTTTTGTTGCGAACGTGATATACGTCTTGTTCAACGACAAATCGAAGGGCGACTCGTTCAATGTACAATATTTGTACGACTCTATCTTCACATTGCTGTGTGTTGTTTGTCAGGTGGCCGTCGTCTTCCATcatctttggaaaaaatataaagTGACCGGCCAAAACGCTCCACAACTGCCGGAACTGGAACTCATCTACGCTGTCTTCATTCCACTTGCCATCGCGCTCATGCGAAGCCCAAGGAATCTGGTCCTCGTTGCAGGCTCTGTAGCGCTGGTGTCTGATTTGCAGGAGCTCGTGAAAATTGGAGTCTCTGTGCTCTTGGAAATTCAGCTGCTCACATCACATGAAAGTATCGAGTCTTTGCCCTTCGTTTTTGTTCTTGCTGGTCCAGTGTGGCATGTGACCGTTACGTCCCTGCTGAAGTATGTGGCTCCGAActcgttctccaaaagcgAAAGAAACATTTTGGGAACTCTTGCCGTTGCTCTGGTTCTGTTCATCAACACGCAGTCTTTGGTACACCTCCAaattctccagaaacttATGGTTTCATTTTCTGCGGCCACAGGGGTCTGCTACACAATCTACCTGGTGTACGAAAACACCGACCGGAATTGGGCCGTTCTTGCAATTTTGCAGGCAGCATTCTATGGCATAGGGGTTCATCTTTCCATTTACTTTCTGATACCGGTACTTAAGGAGCATCCTTTCTTGTGGCTGCAAAATTACATCCAGGAAACAGAATCCCGATGGTTCATCTTCCAACTCTGGCTTTGTGGACTTTTCATCGTTCTGCCTTCTCTGTTCATCATTGCGCCGGTGTTTCCATTGGATGTGCGTCGTAAAGTGTGGCATTTCATTTTGTTTGCAGCTTTGTCGTACCCGCTACTCGTTGATCCTCAGATAGTCGCTCTGGCACTGATCGGACTATTTGgcctgttgctgctggtggaaCTGCAAAGAGCTTTGCGAATCCCGCCATTCGGCAACTTTTTCCAACAGAAGTTTACTGATTTCCTAGACGAAAAGGACATAAAGGGTGAGATCGTCTCGTCATACCTATTTCTGGTGCTGGGCGTTGCACTGCCGATATGGCTTGACCCCGAGGCTCCGGAGGCAATTGCAGGTTTGGTCACTGTCGGTCTCGGCGACTCGTTTGCATCTCTTCTGGGCAAGCGGATAGGAGCCAATTGCTGGCCAGGAACGAAGAAAACGGTCGAAGGATCCGTCGCGTTTGTGACAGCTACTGCAGGTGGCTTGGCTCTGTTCAAGCTGTTAGGCCAGAACGATTTCTCCTATTCTAACATTTTATGCACAGCAATGCTTTCTGCAATGGTGGAGGGATGCACTACAATGAACGATAACCTACTGGTGCCAATATTCACCTATCTGTGTTTGACTGTCTTCAAGTACTTCTAG
- a CDS encoding B subunit of DNA polymerase alpha-primase complex: MASQSVLLQFNLKPEDSDVGSKCEELMAIFGLSVEDLFVQWETYVMNASAADDPLQLNVENLGRLQEHLQKKLVKSQQKTPLSSVKRPMMRTPNMHLIPSTPSAKKRRTDTPQSADVSFTAVGSSPLRSSPTRSAVSGEIIETLNGHLDVLPGSGIRPKLLANFNPQKYKFRTMNQKLLEVADYLDEQIDSMAKVVLEHYKFDSEEFGNPNIQSQNEILTVGRIVPDSPLTASDADLNANSLFLETSRLGGIGQRIKLDLSSLQNYSFFPGQIVCFRGQNLTGEFFKVTETHQIPFLESPVSSAEELQSYEYGAGNMKVVFTAGPYTPQRELEYTHLAEFVDKMNNEVRPDTVVMFGPFVDVNHAQVADGTLHFDGLEKQPATLDDVFRAVVAPILRKLECLVILVPSTKDATTKHAAYPQDSFDRKNLGMPKNVKCFPNPATFQLNEFLVGCSNNDIFKDLKDVAVGAPLKESRFDRISGHVIEQRRYYPVFPGGLKQKRSLKEDEQSVHISGADLHVSYMGLAEFNTSLPDILVIPSELKAFSKIVQNVLVVNPGTFMRQNSAGSYCEVNLKAPKLDELEKVGDLYLHTVWKRVRVDVRRT, from the coding sequence ATGGCGTCCCAAAGCGTGCTGCTTCAGTTCAATTTGAAGCCTGAGGATTCCGATGTTGGCTCAAAATGCGAGGAGCTGATGGCCATATTTGGTCTGAGTGTAGAAGACCTGTTTGTCCAATGGGAGACATACGTGATGAACGCGAGTGCAGCAGATGATCCGCTGCAGTTGAACGTTGAGAATCTCGGGAGACTTCAGGAAcatctccagaaaaagcttgTGAAAAGCCAGCAAAAGACACCGCTCTCTTCAGTCAAGCGTCCGATGATGAGAACGCCAAACATGCACCTAATACCATCGACACCGTCCGCGAAGAAGCGCAGGACAGACACACCACAGAGTGCCGATGTCAGTTTTACTGCAGTGGGGTCGTCGCCGTTGCGATCTTCTCCCACAAGATCTGCCGTTTCAGGCGAAATCATCGAGACACTGAACGGTCATCTTGACGTGCTTCCTGGTAGCGGAATCAGGCCGAAGCTGTTGGCCAATTTCAATCCTCAAAAATACAAGTTCCGCACCATGAATCAAAAACTTCTCGAAGTGGCAGACTATTTGGACGAGCAAATTGACAGCATGGCCAAGGTTGTGCTTGAACACTACAAATTCGACAGCGAGGAGTTTGGTAACCCAAATATCCAGTCCCAGAATGAGATCCTCACTGTGGGACGTATCGTGCCAGACTCGCCATTGACTGCCTCAGATGCTGACTTGAACGCAAATtcgctgtttctggaaacgTCACGACTTGGCGGAATAGGCCAAAGAATTAAGCTGGACCTCTCCTCGCTCCAAAACTACTCATTTTTCCCTGGCCAGATCGTTTGTTTCCGCGGCCAAAATTTGACAGGAGAGTTCTTCAAAGTCACCGAAACGCACCAAATCCCATTTTTAGAATCACCTGTCTCATCcgccgaggagctgcagtCGTATGAGTACGGAGCAGGAAACATGAAGGTGGTCTTCACCGCAGGACCGTACACGCCGCAGAGAGAGCTTGAATACACCCATCTGGCAGAATTTGTGGACAAAATGAATAATGAGGTGCGTCCAGATACAGTGGTGATGTTTGGGCCTTTTGTGGACGTCAACCACGCACAAGTAGCGGACGGAACGCTGCACTTCGACgggctcgaaaaacagccAGCTACGCTAGACGACGTGTTTCGTGCCGTGGTGGCACCTATCCTGCGGAAACTCGAATGCCTCGTTATTCTGGTCCCCTCTACGAAAGATGCCACCACCAAGCACGCCGCATATCCACAGGACTCGTTCGACAGAAAAAATTTGGGGATGCCCAAAAACGTCAAGTGTTTCCCGAATCCAGCCACATTCCAACTGAACGAGTTTCTCGTCGGCTGCTCCAACAATGATATCTTCAAAGACCTCAAAGACGTGGCCGTGGGCGCCCCCTTGAAAGAGTCGCGCTTTGACAGAATCTCTGGTCACGTGATCGAGCAGCGGCGATACTACCCGGTGTTCCCTGGCGGGCTGAAACAGAAACGGAGTctcaaggaggacgagcagTCTGTGCACATCAGCGGCGCGGACCTGCACGTCAGTTATATGGGACTAGCTGAATTCAATACGTCTTTGCCTGACATTCTTGTGATTCCTTCGGAGCTCAAGGCGTTCAGCAAGATTGTGCAGAACGTGTTAGTGGTCAATCCTGGCACGTTTATGCGCCAGAATTCAGCAGGCTCGTATTGTGAGGTGAATCTCAAGGCACCAaagcttgatgagctcgaaaaagtggGCGACTTGTATCTGCACACTGTGTGGAAAAGAGTACGAGTGGATGTCAGGCGAACATAA
- a CDS encoding Conserved hypothetical membrane protein has translation MTQEIHSNATATGKPSEAKHGSSGSSSDQQGEPIGSLQHLNPDFVLKVLYLADPNTLEPQTESDTNLQRLVKALDLNGFQISIRPHTDSNHLLVFIKLKDDLFEKLAKKTKEVEGFYGVVAPSDISTADRLRIVYTKLTGEKIEGNAEITPGEGNWKFVEACVPVANHQAIQKEAQNLKSNLLKFFSEPFSSKQSEFLFQNFGSPTAFYFQLSNLYIYWLALLSVIGVICNRVYGRYSKVFTVLNLLSGLGFYLSWYFKEKQLSMKWNLTNVSKLEFKKSGSKIRPHQVLLRKLLFTPIAVGAGLTLMFYQLGCFVIEILLTEIYQGPLKSYLSLVPTILICSIVPICTAVYTVVVNGYLSFEGNADRSTKRKSFLIKMFVFNFLASYMALFITSFIYLPFGYKLNEYLPHIGSYAEKVSSSKSFIPKIPLLQSDYEINKLRLNTQYMYFILTNQIVGLLLEFVLPQVLARIFALPSVKSLMGPAKLLPVKLTDPPQEKEYLDKIRKMVELPEFSADDEFRQLVIQFGFLMLFGPASSLGPVISLVIELFQDKADYFKLLNLTRAPVPERVENAFPWTVFIKVLLIIGTLTSTSISLMYNGGDIVASTSRTSVKNSWYLILPFIVIGGILVHSISFFGEMIINEYYVEASPENAKKEKALARLLEREEEEKPSTYVNNVDELLKFASVLPKRVIVEDKKTK, from the coding sequence ATGACCCAAGAGATACATTCGAATGCTACAGCTACAGGAAAACCCTCCGAAGCCAAACATGGATCATCGGGATCATCCTCGGATCAGCAAGGAGAGCCAATTGGTAGCTTGCAGCATTTAAACCCGGACTTTGTGCTCAAGGTTCTATACCTGGCTGATCCGAACACTTTGGAGCCTCAAACTGAGTCCGATACCAATCTTCAGAGACTAGTCAAGGCATTGGATCTCAATGGATTCCAGATAAGCATCAGGCCCCACACAGATTCCAACCATCTGCTCGTTTTTATAAAGCTAAAGGACGATTtatttgagaagcttgcaAAGAAAACTAAAGAGGTTGAAGGCTTCTATGGAGTCGTGGCACCTTCTGACATTTCCACGGCAGATAGGCTCAGAATAGTGTACACTAAGCTGACAGGAGAGAAGATTGAAGGTAACGCAGAGATCACTCCTGGAGAAGGCAATTGGAAGTTTGTCGAGGCATGTGTGCCTGTTGCCAACCACCAGGCTATCCAAaaagaagctcaaaatttgaaaagcaacctgctgaaatttttcagtgaGCCATTCTCCTCAAAGCAGTCCGAGTTTCTGTTTCAAAACTTTGGCTCCCCAACAGCTTTTTATTTCCAGCTGAGCAATCTGTACATCTATTGGCTCGCATTGCTGTCTGTAATTGGAGTGATTTGCAATCGTGTGTACGGCAGGTACTCGAAGGTGTTTACTGTTCTCAACCTGCTAAGTGGTCTTGGGTTTTACCTGAGCTGGTACTTCAAGGAAAAACAACTTTCTATGAAGTGGAATCTCACCAATGTGTCAAAGCTGGAGTTCAAAAAATCAGGCTCCAAAATCAGGCCTCACCAGGTACTTCTGCGCAAGCTCTTATTCACTCCAATAGCCGTCGGCGCTGGCTTGACTTTGATGTTTTATCAACTGGGTTGTTTTGTCATAGAAATTTTGCTGACAGAGATTTACCAAGGTCCTCTCAAAAGCTACCTCTCGCTAGTCCCTACCATCTTGATTTGCTCCATTGTTCCTATATGTACTGCCGTCTACACAGTGGTGGTCAATGGCTACCTTTCGTTCGAAGGGAATGCTGACAGGAGCACGAAAAGGAAATCGTTTTTGATCAAAATGTTTGTGTTCAACTTTTTAGCAAGCTACATGGCTCTATTTATCACGTCATTTATCTACCTACCCTTTGGATACAAGCTAAACGAATACCTCCCTCACATTGGTTCCTACGCCGAGAAGGTGTCCAGCTCCAAATCGTTCATTCCAAAGATCCCTCTGCTACAATCTGACTACgaaatcaacaagctgagACTCAACACACAATACATGTATTTCATTCTTACCAACCAAATCGTGGGATTGCTGCTTGAGTTCGTGCTTCCTCAAGTGCTAGCCAGGATTTTCGCACTCCCCTCTGTGAAGTCCCTCATGGGTCCTGCCAAGTTGCTGCCCGTGAAACTCACTGATCCTCCTCAGGAGAAGGAGTATCTCGACAAGATTCGGAAGATGGTCGAGTTGCCCGAGTTCTccgcagacgacgagtttAGACAGCTTGTCATCCAATTTGGATTCCTAATGCTGTTTGGACCAGCCTCGTCGCTTGGCCCAGTCATATCCTTGGTTATAGAGCTGTTTCAGGACAAGGCCGATTActtcaagcttctcaaccTCACCAGGGCTCCTGTTCCCGAACGAGTCGAAAATGCTTTCCCATGGACGGTCTTTATCAAAGTTCTGCTAATTATCGGCACTCTCACCTCTACATCCATCTCTTTGATGTATAATGGAGGAGACATTGTTGCATCGACATCTCGTACCTCggtgaaaaacagctggtACTTGATTCTTCCCTTTATTGTTATCGGAGGTATTCTTGTGCACTCAATTTCGTTCTTTGGCGAGATGATCATCAACGAATATTACGTCGAAGCGTCTCCAGAAAATGCTaagaaagaaaaagccCTGGCCAGACTGCTGGAAagagaggaagaagagaaaccTTCGACTTATGTTAACAACGTGGACGAATTGCTCAAGTTTGCCTCGGTTTTACCAAAAAGAGTTATCGTGGAGGATAAAAAGACTAAATAG